GTAGCCTCTGAACTGGATATTCAGATTCCTTTGACTATTTCGTATGAATCGATCGATGAGCTAATCACTCAGAATTTTGAAGGAACAGGCATAGCGATCAATTCTCGGATGAAATTTATTCCGTCCAATTTTTCTTCGGAGGCCTTCGGAGATCAACTTGGGGTTTCCATGGATTTTGAAGCGGTGGAATCAGGTAAGGACCCCATTTTCGGAAAATTCTTGCTGATAGGTACACCCACTTTTGATCCTGAGGAAAAGGTCTTGGCGTTTTCTGATGTGGATTTCTTTCTCGAATCGGAGGAAAAGAAAGTTCAAGTTGCCACCCAATTGAGAAAGCGAAGAATAAAAAAACAATTGGAACGAAAGCTTCGGTTTTCTCTTGCTGAAACCCTCGATTCCAGTATCTCGGGAATTCAAGATCGCTTGAAAATCAATACCCCTTGGGTAGATCTTGGACTCGATTCCCTTCAAATTCAACCCAAAAATTTCTATCCATCTCCCCAAGGATTGACTGTTTTTTTCACAGCTTCGGGAGTAATGAATTACAGCTGGAAAAGCCTACCGGAATAAATCAGAATAGGTTCGAATTCCTTTTTTTTCAGCTTCTTTGAGCATTTTAAGGAAAAGTTGAGCTGTCAAAAAAGCGTCACCTGCAGCGGTGTGTCTATCATCAAGCTGGATTCCAAATCGGGTACAAAGTTGATCCAGACTATAGGGCTCTTTGGCGATTTGAGAGAGATCGGCCAATGGTCCGTAATCCAATCGGATAGCAAACTGCACGGTGTCGATCACTGGGTTTAGGAAATTGGAAAGCCCAAAAGGCTTCAAAATTTGAGCGAGCATACTTAGGTCAAAGCCTACGTGATGCCCCACAAGGATTCCATTTCCCAGAAATTCCACCAATTTCACGGCAAATTCTTTCAATTCCAGTTGATTTCTTTGCTGGAGGATTCCGTGCACTGTAGCTGTAGCATTGGGTTGGCGATCTGTCTTGGGATACCATTCCACACTATCAGCGATCTGAAGGATATTTTTTTTGATTTTAATACCTCCAAAGGAAAGCACATGATCGGAATTTGGATCAAAACCGGTCGTTTCAGTATCCAGGATTACAAAGGTTAATTGATCGATGGGACGAATGCCAGGGATTTTTTCTGTGTTTGCAGCGACATATCCTTCCAAAAATGCAGCCCTCGGCTTAGATGACTTGAACCAATCTATCCAGCTCATGATCGGAATAAATCGAGTTGAAATCGAATCCGAACTATTTCCTGCAAATCAGAAATTGGCAGAAAAGTAGTTTTGAGAAGCTGCCGTTGTAATTTTCCGAGTGAAGTAGGAGAAAGGTATCGGCCACTGTTATTTTTTTCGAGGCCTTCGATGGCTCGCATTCGCATCAGGATTTCGTAGGCCTTCCCTGCTTGGGTGAATAATTCTGCATGTCCAGGCTCCAGTTCCGCTAATTTTTCAAATCGCTTGAAGGTGTTATTGACTCCCACGACTTCTTGACTCAGGACTAAAACCCTTGCCAAATCGGTCAGCGGAAGCA
Above is a window of Algoriphagus sanaruensis DNA encoding:
- a CDS encoding PolC-type DNA polymerase III, which produces MSWIDWFKSSKPRAAFLEGYVAANTEKIPGIRPIDQLTFVILDTETTGFDPNSDHVLSFGGIKIKKNILQIADSVEWYPKTDRQPNATATVHGILQQRNQLELKEFAVKLVEFLGNGILVGHHVGFDLSMLAQILKPFGLSNFLNPVIDTVQFAIRLDYGPLADLSQIAKEPYSLDQLCTRFGIQLDDRHTAAGDAFLTAQLFLKMLKEAEKKGIRTYSDLFR